In a genomic window of Aricia agestis chromosome 2, ilAriAges1.1, whole genome shotgun sequence:
- the LOC121739612 gene encoding carnitine O-palmitoyltransferase 2, mitochondrial gives MLTIQTLKICDGIVLKKSNFHRNFSKKVKNVKDFNYQYLQKSKVPTMHFQKSLPRLPIPELSKSKDRFLNAVRPLMNSDEYAKTIQIVNSFADKEGKTLQETLIAKDKANKHTSYISDYWFDLYLRDRVALPINYNPLLVVQNDTRPEYNNQLLRASNLLVTSLRFMLSLRAQLLIPEVYHLNPKKSNTPSFWNVTGFLPESLSWYGAYLFKAFPLDMSQFPGLFNASRIPKINKDVIFRDPKSNHILIQKNGNFYVFDVLDSDGNLLAPTEILGNMAKIMNDNSPKAEFPLGVLTCQNRNEWAKQRAHLEETGNAEALKLIDSAIFNLVLDDETMGDDKHKLLKHYLHGDGANRWFDKSISLIVTKDGVSGVNFEHSWGDGVAVLRYIEDIYAETVKKPFLTPECKPSDKNISVKKMEFKLDDKAKHFVQKATKEYSDFYNSLSIDYILYEGLNKDRIKKFKVSGDCIMQLGFQAAYHLLYGKYVGTYESCSTSAFKHGRTETMRPCTDKTKAFCDGLHTKSKAELRALMQECTTYHSMLVKEAAMGQGFDRHLFALMKIAEDHNLPRPELFDSYAYKYLNKSILSTSTLSSPNMMGGGFGPVTKEGFGIAYSVFPDKVGAAVISYKDHNNSTHFVEALNKIFVDITNLLSGE, from the exons ATGTTAACTATTCAGACTTTGAAAATATGTGACGGTATAGttttgaaaaaatcaaactttcACCGGAATTTCAGCAAGAAAGTGAAAAATGTAAAGGATTTCAACTATCAATATCTCCAAAAAAGTAAAGTGCCGACTATGCACTTTCAGAAGTCTCTACCTCGTTTGCCCATACCAGAATTGAGCAAGAGCAAAGATCGCTTTTTGAATGCTGTGCGACCTCTCATGAACTCCGATGAATATGCGAAGACTATTCAAATCGTGAATAGCTTTGCTGACAAAGAGGGTAAAACTTTACAAGAAACATTGATAGCTAAAGATAAAGCGAACAAACATACCAGCTACATATCAGACTATTGGTTCGATTTGTACCTCAGGGACAGAGTGGCCTTGCCTATTAACTACAATCCACTTTTGGTCGTGCAAAATGACACGAGACCCGAATACAATAATCAACTTCTGAGagcttctaatttgttagtGACTTCTTTAAGGTTTATGCTTTCCCTTAGAGCTCAGTTGCTTATCCCTGAGGTGTATCATTTAAATCCCAAAAAGAGTAACACACCTTCATTTTGGAATGTAACTGGCTTCCTTCCTGAAAGTTTATCATg GTATGGCGCCTACTTATTCAAAGCTTTCCCATTGGATATGAGTCAGTTTCCTGGACTATTTAATGCATCTAGAATACCAAAGATCAATAAAGATGTTATCTTCAGAGACCCAAAATCGAATCATATACTGATACAAAAAAATGGCAATTTCTATGTATTTGATGTATTAGACTCTGATG gAAACCTGCTTGCACCAACTGAGATACTGGGTAACATGGCTAAAATTATGAATGATAATTCACCAAAAGCTGAATTTCCTTTAGGAGTTTTGACTTGCCAGAACCGCAATGAATGGGCAAAACAGCGTGCACATTTAGAAGAAACTGGCAATGCTGAAGCATTGAAGCTGATTGATTCAGCCATATTTAATTTAGTTCTGGATGATGAGACAATGGGGGACGACAAACATAAACTTCTGAAACATTACTTGCATGGTGATGGAGCTAATAG ATGGTTTGATAAATCTATCAGTTTAATTGTGACCAAAGATGGTGTGTCAGGTGTTAACTTTGAGCACTCTTGGGGAGACGGAGTCGCTGTTCTGAGGTACATAGAAGACATCTACGCAGAAACTGTCAAGAAGCCATTTCTAACTCCAGAATGTAAACCAtctgataaaaatataagtgtCAAGAAGATGG AATTCAAATTAGATGATAAAGCGAAACATTTTGTCCAAAAAGCTACTAAGGAGTACAGTGATTTTTACAACTCATTAAgcatagattatattttatacgaaGGACTAAACAAGGATAGAATAAAGAAGTTTAAAGTCAGTGGCGACTGTATAATGCAACTTGGTTTTCAG gCAGCTTATCACCTCCTTTATGGCAAATACGTGGGCACATACGAATCATGTAGCACGTCGGCATTTAAACACGGCAGGACAGAAACAATGCGGCCTTGCACAGATAAGACAaag GCATTCTGTGATGGACTTcatactaaaagcaaagcagAGCTCCGTGCGCTGATGCAGGAATGTACTACTTACCATTCAATGTTGGTAAAAGAAGCGGCAATGGGCCAAGGATTTGACCGTCATTTGTTTGCGCTGATGAAAATAGCTGAAGATCACAATTTACCCCGTCCAGAGCTCTTTGACTCATACGCTTACAAGTACCTGAATAAATCTATATTGAGTACCAGTACATTATCCAGCCCAAATATGATGGGTGGAGGATTTGGTCCCGTCACCAAAGAAGGTTTTGGAATTGC
- the LOC121735247 gene encoding uncharacterized protein LOC121735247: protein MNELPEHCISNDAAELESEEYLRGVKSSTCLLLPTTPSPSPMDFKHPLEEDTNENIFLNLCDNPKIIDLQNSGSAEGSQHGDSSSSADSNSVVQDPISAQLINNISMLDYQTLSKNGDIIMGEPETCKLNGSLGGGQKLPNFVNWNWPLIRKFLLWFVVSGLIGCLAAIIAMVITIPKTCNPDLPWYHGKVFYEIFPASFKDSNNDGIGDLKGLIKKLDYVQSMGGSAIRLNYIFEANNYPEQYYNTTSLLSIDRSLGVLKDFQDLVTAAHEKDISVILDIPVLNMVKSYDSLESNSSLVFPKDVTHDLDQTSAAIAFWARAQHVDGFYLKNLEKFVNEPDFGKSLQYWKHIIGVGKIFIANEKALNNVMDDNKQVFLNRIDLVDVHLDLEEGIDGLKNHIDKVVSSTLWEKPYYPWVHWNIGNIDTERISTRHKNNSLALLVMEMVLPGTVSLFYGDEIGLTGLPEKEVEGDFHEHKYIHNLVPMAFAQSDESDNVAILPWNSKPVSEPEFHYLSIIKTLIELRVNTPTIYLRAIYKDGIVMKNMEIRKTDKNLIVIERWYPRRNTCVFVGNLGNVPITTDLSTMFYGGTVVASTNTSLIGEVIYFDKVTFLPNSAIILKLEK from the exons atgaaTGAACTACCAGAACACTGTATCAGTAATGATGCAGCTGAATTGGAGAGTGAGGAATACCTGAGGGGTGTGAAATCATCTACCTGTCTGCTGCTACCCACAACACCGAGCCCTTCTCCCATGGACTTTAAGCATCCACTAGAAGAGGATACAaatgaaaacatatttttgaatTTGTGTGACAACCCTAAAATAATTGATCTTCAGAATTCGGGTTCAG CTGAGGGTAGTCAACATGGAGATTCAAGTTCTTCTGCAGACTCTAATTCTGTGGTGCAGGATCCTATAAGTGCACAACTTATTAACAACATCAGCATGTTAGATTACCAAACACTGAGTAAAAATGGAGATATTATTATGGGAGAg CCTGAAACCTGTAAGTTGAATGGCAGTCTTGGTGGTGGCCAGAAACTTCCTAATTTTGTAAACTGGAATTGGCCTTTGATCAGGAAATTTCTTCTGTGGTTTGTTGTGTCCGGTCTCATTGGATGCTTGGCAGCAATCATTGCCATGGTCATCACAATACCAAAGACATGCAACCCAGATCTTCCTTGGTACCATGGAAAGGTATTTTATGAAATCTTCCCAGCTAGCTTTAAAGATTCAAACAATGATGGTATCGGTGACTTAAAGGGTCTTATAAAGAAACTGGATTACGTCCAAAGTATGGGTGGCTCGGCTATACgtttaaattacatatttgaaGCAAATAATTATCcggaacaatattataatactacatCATTGTTGAGTATTGATAGAAGTCTTGGTGTACTGAAAGATTTTCAGGATCTCGTGACTGCTGCTCACGAGAAAGACATTTCTGTTATTCTTGATATACCAGTTTTAAATATGGTTAAATCTTATGATTCACTCGAGTCCAACTCTTCTCTGGTTTTTCCAAAAGATGTAACTCATGATCTGGACCAAACCTCAGCTGCTATTGCTTTCTGGGCTCGGGCTCAGCATGTTGATGGATTCTATTTAAAGAATTTAGAAAAATTTGTCAATGAGCCAGATTTTGGTAAATCACTGCAATACTGGAAGCACATTATTGGTGttggtaaaatatttattgctaACGAAAAAGCCCTAAATAATGTTATGGATGATAACAAGCAAGTGTTTCTGAACAGAATAGACCTTGTTGATGTACACTTGGATTTAGAAGAAGGTATTGACGGTTTAAAGAATCATATTGATAAGGTAGTATCCAGTACACTATGGGAGAAGCCGTATTATCCTTGGGTACATTGGAATATTGGCAACATTGACACAGAGAGAATTTCAACGAGGCATAAAAATAATTCTTTGGCTTTGTTGGTAATGGAGATGGTTCTCCCTGGTACTGTTAGTTTGTTCTATGGAGATGAAATCGGGTTGACTGGCCTTCCAGAAAAAGAAGTAGAGGGAGATTTTCATGaacataaatatatacataaccTGGTGCCAATGGCTTTTGCACAGAGCGATGAGTCAGATAATGTTGCTATACTACCATGGAACTCCAAACCTGTCTCCGAGCCTGAATTCCACTACCTCAGTATTATAAAAACACTGATTGAACTAAGAGTTAATACTCCCACAATTTACTTGAGGGCAATATACAAGGACGGAATTGTTATGAAGAATATGGAAATTCGAAAAACTGACAAGAATTTGATTGTCATCGAGCGTTGGTACCCAAGGAGAAATACATGTGTATTTGTAGGAAATCTCGGCAACGTGCCAATAACGACCGATCTATCGACTATGTTTTATGGCGGAACTGTGGTCGCTAGTACTAACACGTCATTAATTGGTGAGGTCATATACTTTGACAAAGTAACATTCTTGCCTAACTCTGCCATTattctaaaattagaaaaataa